A single window of Nasonia vitripennis strain AsymCx chromosome 4, Nvit_psr_1.1, whole genome shotgun sequence DNA harbors:
- the LOC100116570 gene encoding putative ferric-chelate reductase 1 homolog isoform X3, which yields MRPTLFLTALSCLSLCSHRATASPGGAPLSTCNTLMPLHADKHPQSSSPPYQLLPSKGQGRIRLIMGSPKGEGFEGFLILARDVDTGELVGEFNNLPETSRHLECSAGLKNGVTHVKPEKKHNLEIDWEPPADYEGTIIFNSTICKTWDVFWVGVESPRITVVKRSIDIHSSPPTITFPRVTTPPYYSPTPENLDNAPTNAFYEGCGSTKNCFGLADGCVDQKNCRAAVSVLVEGERYIFEMQATDAQYVAVGLSDDTKMGDDSVVECENRNDRVSLQMSWNEGKRNRRIAKPSNSVDLLSGSAQDGILTCRFSRNKITVVEGRQFDLVSKPYHLLLAAGSSLKEGSVGYHDIGKASSGEPKLLSDVGSGLGSASDLLIRIHGGLMLASWIGTASVGMLLARYYRQTWVASQLCGKDQWFAWHRFFMFLTWSMTLAAFVIIFVELESWSSATYHASVGLATTILCFIQPFMAAMRPHPGAPKRALFNWAHWFVGNAAHICGIIAIFFAVRLSKAKLPEWVDWILVAYVAFHVLTHLVLTFAGCASDKQGSQRVNSFPMKDVHARNSMTHPDARRDAPHAGLRKLVFGVYFVVVVLLCAALVVIAVLAPIKDSWDSFTDNFKSN from the exons ATGAGGCCGACTCTCTTTCTGACGGCGTTGAGCTGTCTGTCGCTGTGCTCGCACAGGGCTACGGCATCACCGGGCGGTGCGCCTCTGTCGACCTGCAACACCCTCATGCCGCTCCACGCGGACAAGCATCCCCAGAGCTCGAGTCCGCCGTACCAGCTGCTGCCGTCCAAGGGCCAGGGCAGGATCAGGCTGATAATGGGCAGCCCCAAGGGCGAGGGCTTCGAGGGATTCCTCATACTGGCGAGAGACGTCGACACGGGCGAACTCGTCGGCGAGTTCAACAATCTGCCCGAGACCTCGAGACACCTCGAGTGCTCCGCTGGGCTGAAG AACGGCGTGACGCACGTCAAGCCCGAGAAGAAGCACAACCTCGAGATCGACTGGGAGCCGCCCGCCGACTACGAGGGCACGATCATATTCAA CTCGACGATCTGCAAGACCTGGGATGTCTTCTGGGTCGGCGTCGAGTCGCCCCGCATCACGGTCGTCAAGCGCTCCATCGACATACACTCGTCGCCCCCGACGATTACCTTCCCGCGCGTAACCACTCCGCCGTACTACAGCCCGACCCCCGAGAACCTG GACAACGCCCCGACCAACGCGTTCTACGAGGGCTGCGGCTCGACCAAGAACTGCTTCGGCCTGGCCGACGGCTGCGTCGACCAGAAGAACTGCCGAGCCGCGGTCTCGGTCCTCGTCGAGGGCGAGCGCTACATCTTCGAGATGCAAGCCACCGACGCGCAGTACGTCGCTGTCGGGCTTTCCGATGACACGAAAATG GGCGACGACAGCGTGGTCGAGTGCGAGAACAGAAACGATCGAGTCTCCCTCCAGATGTCATGGAACGAGGGCAAGCGTAACAGGCGCATCGCCAAG CCGTCGAACTCCGTGGATCTGCTGTCCGGCTCTGCGCAAGACGGCATCCTCACCTGCAGGTTCTCGCGCAACAAGATAACGGTCGTCGAGGGTCGGCAGTTCGACCTCGTCTCCAAGCCCTATCACCTGCTTCTCGCCGCTGGTAGCAGCCTCAAAG AGGGCTCCGTGGGCTACCACGACATCGGCAAGGCCAGTTCCGGCGAGCCGAAGCTCCTCTCGGACGTCGGCTCAGGCCTGGGCTCGGCGAGCGACCTCCTCATCCGCATCCACGGCGGTCTCATGTTGGCGTCCTGGATAGGAACCGCCTCCGTCGGCATGCTGCTCGCGAGGTACTACAGACAGACCTGGGTGGCCTCCCAGCTCTGCGGCAAGGATCAGTGGTTCGCG TGGCATCGATTCTTCATGTTCCTCACGTGGTCGATGACGCTCGCGGCCTTCGTCATCATCTTCGTCGAGCTCGAGTCCTGGAGCTCGGCGACGTATCACGCCTCGGTGGGTCTGGCCACGACGATCCTCTGCTTCATCCAGCCGTTCATGGCGGCCATGAGGCCTCATCCCGGCGCGCCGAAGCGAGCTCTCTTCAACTGGGCTCACTGGTTCGTCGGTAACGCCGCCCACATTTGCGGAA TAATCGCCATATTCTTCGCTGTGAGACTGTCGAAGGCCAAGCTGCCCGAGTGGGTCGACTGGATACTCGTGGCCTACGTCGCCTTCCACGTGCTAACTCATCTCGTCCTCACG TTCGCCGGCTGCGCCTCGGACAAGCAGGGAAGCCAGAGGGTGAATTCCTTCCCCATGAAGGACGTGCACGCCCGCAATTCCATGACGCATCCGGACGCGAGACGAGACGCCCCG CACGCCGGCCTGCGGAAGCTCGTCTTCGGCGTCTACTTCGTCGTGGTGGTCCTCCTCTGTGCGGCCCTCGTCGTCATCGCAGTGCTCGCCCCCATTAAGGACTCCTGGGACAGTTTCACCGACAACTTCAAGAGCAACTGA
- the LOC100116570 gene encoding putative ferric-chelate reductase 1 homolog isoform X2, whose translation MTARSAMRPTLFLTALSCLSLCSHRATASPGGAPLSTCNTLMPLHADKHPQSSSPPYQLLPSKGQGRIRLIMGSPKGEGFEGFLILARDVDTGELVGEFNNLPETSRHLECSAGLKNGVTHVKPEKKHNLEIDWEPPADYEGTIIFNSTICKTWDVFWVGVESPRITVVKRSIDIHSSPPTITFPRVTTPPYYSPTPENLDNAPTNAFYEGCGSTKNCFGLADGCVDQKNCRAAVSVLVEGERYIFEMQATDAQYVAVGLSDDTKMGDDSVVECENRNDRVSLQMSWNEGKRNRRIAKPSNSVDLLSGSAQDGILTCRFSRNKITVVEGRQFDLVSKPYHLLLAAGSSLKEGSVGYHDIGKASSGEPKLLSDVGSGLGSASDLLIRIHGGLMLASWIGTASVGMLLARYYRQTWVASQLCGKDQWFAWHRFFMFLTWSMTLAAFVIIFVELESWSSATYHASVGLATTILCFIQPFMAAMRPHPGAPKRALFNWAHWFVGNAAHICGIIAIFFAVRLSKAKLPEWVDWILVAYVAFHVLTHLVLTFAGCASDKQGSQRVNSFPMKDVHARNSMTHPDARRDAPHAGLRKLVFGVYFVVVVLLCAALVVIAVLAPIKDSWDSFTDNFKSN comes from the exons CTAGATCAGCGATGAGGCCGACTCTCTTTCTGACGGCGTTGAGCTGTCTGTCGCTGTGCTCGCACAGGGCTACGGCATCACCGGGCGGTGCGCCTCTGTCGACCTGCAACACCCTCATGCCGCTCCACGCGGACAAGCATCCCCAGAGCTCGAGTCCGCCGTACCAGCTGCTGCCGTCCAAGGGCCAGGGCAGGATCAGGCTGATAATGGGCAGCCCCAAGGGCGAGGGCTTCGAGGGATTCCTCATACTGGCGAGAGACGTCGACACGGGCGAACTCGTCGGCGAGTTCAACAATCTGCCCGAGACCTCGAGACACCTCGAGTGCTCCGCTGGGCTGAAG AACGGCGTGACGCACGTCAAGCCCGAGAAGAAGCACAACCTCGAGATCGACTGGGAGCCGCCCGCCGACTACGAGGGCACGATCATATTCAA CTCGACGATCTGCAAGACCTGGGATGTCTTCTGGGTCGGCGTCGAGTCGCCCCGCATCACGGTCGTCAAGCGCTCCATCGACATACACTCGTCGCCCCCGACGATTACCTTCCCGCGCGTAACCACTCCGCCGTACTACAGCCCGACCCCCGAGAACCTG GACAACGCCCCGACCAACGCGTTCTACGAGGGCTGCGGCTCGACCAAGAACTGCTTCGGCCTGGCCGACGGCTGCGTCGACCAGAAGAACTGCCGAGCCGCGGTCTCGGTCCTCGTCGAGGGCGAGCGCTACATCTTCGAGATGCAAGCCACCGACGCGCAGTACGTCGCTGTCGGGCTTTCCGATGACACGAAAATG GGCGACGACAGCGTGGTCGAGTGCGAGAACAGAAACGATCGAGTCTCCCTCCAGATGTCATGGAACGAGGGCAAGCGTAACAGGCGCATCGCCAAG CCGTCGAACTCCGTGGATCTGCTGTCCGGCTCTGCGCAAGACGGCATCCTCACCTGCAGGTTCTCGCGCAACAAGATAACGGTCGTCGAGGGTCGGCAGTTCGACCTCGTCTCCAAGCCCTATCACCTGCTTCTCGCCGCTGGTAGCAGCCTCAAAG AGGGCTCCGTGGGCTACCACGACATCGGCAAGGCCAGTTCCGGCGAGCCGAAGCTCCTCTCGGACGTCGGCTCAGGCCTGGGCTCGGCGAGCGACCTCCTCATCCGCATCCACGGCGGTCTCATGTTGGCGTCCTGGATAGGAACCGCCTCCGTCGGCATGCTGCTCGCGAGGTACTACAGACAGACCTGGGTGGCCTCCCAGCTCTGCGGCAAGGATCAGTGGTTCGCG TGGCATCGATTCTTCATGTTCCTCACGTGGTCGATGACGCTCGCGGCCTTCGTCATCATCTTCGTCGAGCTCGAGTCCTGGAGCTCGGCGACGTATCACGCCTCGGTGGGTCTGGCCACGACGATCCTCTGCTTCATCCAGCCGTTCATGGCGGCCATGAGGCCTCATCCCGGCGCGCCGAAGCGAGCTCTCTTCAACTGGGCTCACTGGTTCGTCGGTAACGCCGCCCACATTTGCGGAA TAATCGCCATATTCTTCGCTGTGAGACTGTCGAAGGCCAAGCTGCCCGAGTGGGTCGACTGGATACTCGTGGCCTACGTCGCCTTCCACGTGCTAACTCATCTCGTCCTCACG TTCGCCGGCTGCGCCTCGGACAAGCAGGGAAGCCAGAGGGTGAATTCCTTCCCCATGAAGGACGTGCACGCCCGCAATTCCATGACGCATCCGGACGCGAGACGAGACGCCCCG CACGCCGGCCTGCGGAAGCTCGTCTTCGGCGTCTACTTCGTCGTGGTGGTCCTCCTCTGTGCGGCCCTCGTCGTCATCGCAGTGCTCGCCCCCATTAAGGACTCCTGGGACAGTTTCACCGACAACTTCAAGAGCAACTGA
- the LOC100116570 gene encoding putative ferric-chelate reductase 1 homolog isoform X1 — translation MKARSAMRPTLFLTALSCLSLCSHRATASPGGAPLSTCNTLMPLHADKHPQSSSPPYQLLPSKGQGRIRLIMGSPKGEGFEGFLILARDVDTGELVGEFNNLPETSRHLECSAGLKNGVTHVKPEKKHNLEIDWEPPADYEGTIIFNSTICKTWDVFWVGVESPRITVVKRSIDIHSSPPTITFPRVTTPPYYSPTPENLDNAPTNAFYEGCGSTKNCFGLADGCVDQKNCRAAVSVLVEGERYIFEMQATDAQYVAVGLSDDTKMGDDSVVECENRNDRVSLQMSWNEGKRNRRIAKPSNSVDLLSGSAQDGILTCRFSRNKITVVEGRQFDLVSKPYHLLLAAGSSLKEGSVGYHDIGKASSGEPKLLSDVGSGLGSASDLLIRIHGGLMLASWIGTASVGMLLARYYRQTWVASQLCGKDQWFAWHRFFMFLTWSMTLAAFVIIFVELESWSSATYHASVGLATTILCFIQPFMAAMRPHPGAPKRALFNWAHWFVGNAAHICGIIAIFFAVRLSKAKLPEWVDWILVAYVAFHVLTHLVLTFAGCASDKQGSQRVNSFPMKDVHARNSMTHPDARRDAPHAGLRKLVFGVYFVVVVLLCAALVVIAVLAPIKDSWDSFTDNFKSN, via the exons CTAGATCAGCGATGAGGCCGACTCTCTTTCTGACGGCGTTGAGCTGTCTGTCGCTGTGCTCGCACAGGGCTACGGCATCACCGGGCGGTGCGCCTCTGTCGACCTGCAACACCCTCATGCCGCTCCACGCGGACAAGCATCCCCAGAGCTCGAGTCCGCCGTACCAGCTGCTGCCGTCCAAGGGCCAGGGCAGGATCAGGCTGATAATGGGCAGCCCCAAGGGCGAGGGCTTCGAGGGATTCCTCATACTGGCGAGAGACGTCGACACGGGCGAACTCGTCGGCGAGTTCAACAATCTGCCCGAGACCTCGAGACACCTCGAGTGCTCCGCTGGGCTGAAG AACGGCGTGACGCACGTCAAGCCCGAGAAGAAGCACAACCTCGAGATCGACTGGGAGCCGCCCGCCGACTACGAGGGCACGATCATATTCAA CTCGACGATCTGCAAGACCTGGGATGTCTTCTGGGTCGGCGTCGAGTCGCCCCGCATCACGGTCGTCAAGCGCTCCATCGACATACACTCGTCGCCCCCGACGATTACCTTCCCGCGCGTAACCACTCCGCCGTACTACAGCCCGACCCCCGAGAACCTG GACAACGCCCCGACCAACGCGTTCTACGAGGGCTGCGGCTCGACCAAGAACTGCTTCGGCCTGGCCGACGGCTGCGTCGACCAGAAGAACTGCCGAGCCGCGGTCTCGGTCCTCGTCGAGGGCGAGCGCTACATCTTCGAGATGCAAGCCACCGACGCGCAGTACGTCGCTGTCGGGCTTTCCGATGACACGAAAATG GGCGACGACAGCGTGGTCGAGTGCGAGAACAGAAACGATCGAGTCTCCCTCCAGATGTCATGGAACGAGGGCAAGCGTAACAGGCGCATCGCCAAG CCGTCGAACTCCGTGGATCTGCTGTCCGGCTCTGCGCAAGACGGCATCCTCACCTGCAGGTTCTCGCGCAACAAGATAACGGTCGTCGAGGGTCGGCAGTTCGACCTCGTCTCCAAGCCCTATCACCTGCTTCTCGCCGCTGGTAGCAGCCTCAAAG AGGGCTCCGTGGGCTACCACGACATCGGCAAGGCCAGTTCCGGCGAGCCGAAGCTCCTCTCGGACGTCGGCTCAGGCCTGGGCTCGGCGAGCGACCTCCTCATCCGCATCCACGGCGGTCTCATGTTGGCGTCCTGGATAGGAACCGCCTCCGTCGGCATGCTGCTCGCGAGGTACTACAGACAGACCTGGGTGGCCTCCCAGCTCTGCGGCAAGGATCAGTGGTTCGCG TGGCATCGATTCTTCATGTTCCTCACGTGGTCGATGACGCTCGCGGCCTTCGTCATCATCTTCGTCGAGCTCGAGTCCTGGAGCTCGGCGACGTATCACGCCTCGGTGGGTCTGGCCACGACGATCCTCTGCTTCATCCAGCCGTTCATGGCGGCCATGAGGCCTCATCCCGGCGCGCCGAAGCGAGCTCTCTTCAACTGGGCTCACTGGTTCGTCGGTAACGCCGCCCACATTTGCGGAA TAATCGCCATATTCTTCGCTGTGAGACTGTCGAAGGCCAAGCTGCCCGAGTGGGTCGACTGGATACTCGTGGCCTACGTCGCCTTCCACGTGCTAACTCATCTCGTCCTCACG TTCGCCGGCTGCGCCTCGGACAAGCAGGGAAGCCAGAGGGTGAATTCCTTCCCCATGAAGGACGTGCACGCCCGCAATTCCATGACGCATCCGGACGCGAGACGAGACGCCCCG CACGCCGGCCTGCGGAAGCTCGTCTTCGGCGTCTACTTCGTCGTGGTGGTCCTCCTCTGTGCGGCCCTCGTCGTCATCGCAGTGCTCGCCCCCATTAAGGACTCCTGGGACAGTTTCACCGACAACTTCAAGAGCAACTGA